CCGACATCCCCGTGCTGATGCAGCGCTCCGCCGTGCGTCAGGAAGACAATCTTCCGTTCATGCCCTCCGACGCCATGCTCGAGCGGCTCGGAGCGGGCGTGCTCGCCGCCCCGACCAAAGTGAATCTTGCCCAAGGCGGCACGAAAATCACGAATCGACCGTTCGACCTCGCGATCGAAGGCGAAGGGTTCTTTCAATTGCAAGGCGGACCGAAGGACACCGGCCGGAATGCTCTACTGACGCGCGACGGCAGGTTTGCGCGGGGCGTCGAGGGCAGGTTAATCCACGTAAACAGCGGCGCGCCGGTGCTCAACCGCGTGCAGCGCCCGATCATTCTGCCTCAGGGCGATATGCAGATCTCGTCCGATGGGCGAATCAGCATCAACGGCACCGAGATTGACTCGATCGGGATTTTCAACGCCAAAGACCAGAACACGATTACCAAGCGGGGCGGAAGCGTTCTCCAGGCTCCCGCGGCGCAGGTCAACCGCATGAATCGCGGCGAGGGGCTCATCAAGCAGGGAGTCCTCGAGGAATCCGGCGTGAACGAGATTCAGACGATGCTGAAAATCCAGGACGCGTCGCGCGATGTAGACTCGAACATGAGCATCATCCAGGCGCAGGATCGCATGCTCGATCGCGCGATCAACACGTTCGGGCGGTTGGCTTGAGGAAATAGCCAAAGAGCCAAATGACCAAATTGCCAAAGAAAGGCAATGGTCTTCCTGCGCAAGCGGGCAGGCAGTTTCTCTTTGGCTCTTTGATCATTTGGCCATTTGGCCCTTTCCTCCGGCACGCCGTTCGCGTTCTGTCCCGCACTATGGCAATGGTCGCTCTGCAATCGTCGGCAACGGCACTTTCCGCGCTCAATACGGCGTTGGACGTGACGGCCAACAACCTCGCGAACATGAATACGGTGGGTTTTAAAGCCAGCCGCACGAACTTCGAAGATCTGCTTTACCTTCACAAGCAGCAGCCCGGCGTCGAAAACGCGATCGGTGACAAGTCGCCCACCGGAATCCAGGTCGGTCTCGGCGTCAAAGTCTCCAGCACGCAACTTGACTTCACCGAGGGCGCACCACTTCAGACCGGCCGCCCGCTCGACATGCAGATTGATGGTTTCGGTTTCTTCCAGGTTCAGGTCGAGCCGAGCCTCGGCAACACGGCGTACACGCGCGCCGGGAACTTCGCGCTCAATGCCGATCGCGAAATCGTGATGGCGAACAACCAGGGCCGCCGCCTGGAACCGGTGATCACGATCGATCCGAACGCCACCGCCATTTCCATCGACAATTCCGGACGCGTCTACGCGACCATCGCCGGCAGCACGCAGCCGCAGCTCCAGGGACAGATCCAGCTCGCCACGTTCCCGAATCCCGGCGGCCTGCTCCAGATCGGCGAGAATCTGTACACAGAGACCAACGGCTCCGGCCCGCCTGTCACGGGAGAGCCGGGGACCGATCAGCGCGGGCAGATCCGACAGGGCTTTCTCGAAAACTCGAACGTGGATCCGACGCGCGAGATGATCGATCTGATCCGAACGCAGCGCGCGTTCGAGTTCAACAGCCAGGTCATTCGCGCCGCGGACGATTCGCTCCGCACGGTTTCGCAGTTGCGCCGCTGATCGGTGGCTGAATAGGAGCGCGAGTGAATCGCTTGGTTTCCATGTTCGGCCTGCTCGTCGCGGCGCTCGGCGCGCCGGGCGTGCTGCGCGCGGACACGATCGAGCTGCGTTCGTCCGCACGGGCCTCGATTCCCGTTTCGCTCCGCGATGTCGCGGTGCTCGACGGGCCCGAAGCGGTCGCGCTCGGCGATCTCGTCGTCTTCGAGCAAACCAAAGACGCCAAGGTCTCGCAAGTCGAGATTTCGGTCGATGATCTCCGTGCCGCGCTCAACGGCGCCAAGAGCGACATCCGCTGGGGCAGGATCGCGCTCAGCGGCGACTCGTGCTCGATCCGTTTCATCACGGAAAAGAAAGAGGCGCCCGCCGTCGACGCTGCCCCTGAGGCTGCGCCCGCTCCCGTGGTCAAGGCACCCGCCGGTCCGATCTGGCAGGTCGTCGCGGATCTGAAAGCAGAATCTCTGCGCAGCGCGATCGCTTCGCGGCTTGCAAGTTTTCTCAAAGCCGATCCACGCGAAGTTCGCGTCGCGTTCGCCGACTCGGACAACGCGCTGCTCGATACACCGTCGATCGGGCGGACGCTCGATATCCAGCCGACCGGGCTTGGTGCAATGGTCCCCGTGATGATCCGCGTTTTCGAGGGCGAGCGCGTCGTTGCCGCGGGGACCGCAAAGGTGCGTGTCGAACAGAAACTCCACGTCGTGGGCGCAACCCGCGCGCTCCACCGCGGCGACATCGTGACCGGGGAATTCATTTTTAGCGAAAACCGATGGACGACTCCCGGCGAGCGGCTCGCGGCGGAGTCCTCGGTGGTGGGCAGCGTCGTCAAGAATCGGCTCCAGCCGGGAGAACTTTTCCTCGAGAGCGATATCGAGCCCGCGATCCTGGTGAAGCGCGGCGACATCGTGAACCTTGCGTGCCTCTCCGGTTCGATCGTCATGAACACCAAGGCGCGCGCTTTGGCAAGCGGGCGCGAGAACGAGATGATCGAGTTTTCGCCTCTGAGCAATTCGAAGAGTCGCGTGACGGCGCGGGTCGTGGCGCCGGGACAGGCCGTGATCAACGCCGAGGAAACCGACGACCATGTTTTTCAGAACAAGCCCGTGGCGAGCGCGGCGCCGGTGTCCGCACACTTTGCGGCCGCTCCAAAGCCGATCAAGGCCTCCGATCAGGCGAGTGTCGGCGCCGTCACGGTGCAGCGCGTGACCACCAGGCCCGACGGCACTTTTGTTGTTGAGGCCGCTTCGAAAGATCCCAAAAAGCCCGTTCGCAAAATGAAATTCCTGCCGTTCGATGAGCCCTGATGCCGCGAGAAAGGCGATCCCATGCGTAGCGCCGTAATGAGCTTGAGTCTGATGGCGTGCCTGAGCACGACCGCGAGCGCGCAGAGTCTGCTACGCGACGAACAGCGCGCAGGGCAGCCCATGTCCCCGACGCAGCCCGTTGCGTCCGCGAGCGGGCAGGCGTCTGCCGCTCCGTTGTACGCCGCGGCACCCCCTCCCGAATCTTCGGCCACCGCGAGTGCGCAGCCGCTTCAGGATTTCAGCCTGTTCTATGTCACGGCCCCCAAGCCCAAGAGCTACGTGAAGAACGACCTCATCACAATCTTGATCGATGAACAAAGCACCAGCACGACCACCGCCGATGCCGATCAGGAAAAGAAGCTCAATTTCAACGCCTCGCTCGAGCATTTCATCGACCTGACGCAGTTGTACGGGTTGCGACTCCAGACTTCGCCCCGCAGCCCGATCGCGCAGGTCGATCTCAACGCCAACCCCAAGTGGAAAGCGCAAGGCAGTTATGACCGCGCGGACAAGCTCGCCGCGAAGATCACCGCGACGATCATCGACATCAAGCCGAACGGCGTGCTCGTTCTCGAAGCCAAGAAGACCGTGACCAAGGACAATGAAGTCACTACGATCGTGCTGACCGGAAATGTCCGCACGGCGGATGTTACGACGAGTAACACGGTCCTCTCGAGCCAGCTCGCCGATCTGATCGTGAGCATGCACAACGAGGGCGACGTGCGCGACTCCACCAACAAGGGCTGGATCCCGCGATTGCTCGACACTGTGTTCGCGTTCTGAAATGTCCTGAGCCCTGAGTCCTGCGTCACCGGGCTACACCGACGAATGACCCATGAATCAGGACGCTGGACAAAGCGCCGAACGCCAAAGGCGCTATGACGGAACGCTACTCACACCGCTCTTGCCCGCGGCAGATGCAGCCCGAGGCTGGCGTACGCGCCGTAGAGCGCCACCGCGATCGCAATCCCGATCGCCGCGAGCGATGCCGCGATGGTCCATCCGCCGACGAGGGAAAGAGGGAAACTGCCGAGTACCCCGGCGATGAAGAACGCGGAAAGCAGCGTGAGCAGACCGAGCCTCGTCAGCACGAGCCCGGCGATCGCCCCCGCCAGCAGGCCCGCGACGCCGACAACCGGTGAACCGCCGGTTCCGGTCTGCACCATCATCGTCCACGCGAAGAACACCGCGAGAAGGCCGAAGACCGCCGCGCTCGCCGCGGCATGATTCCCGAGCAGGAATCTCGGCAGCGTGCACAAGAACGTCAGTGACAGCGTCAGCAGGATCGCGGCGACGAGCGATGAGAAAACCACTGAGAGCGCCGGCAGCGGTCCGAGCAGCGTGAGTTCGTTGATCGGTAGTGCCGCGGGCGCCGCCGGTGTGCTCTGCCAATAGGCGAGCCCCTGCACCGCGAGAACCCATACCGTCCCGGTGAGCACGCCGATGAGAAGATCGCGCCCGACGCGCGGGTCGCGCCATTGTCCGGTGAGCAACCGGCTCCAGCTCACCAGGCTGGTCGGCCAGCGCTTGCGGATGATCGGTTCCAGCCCGACATAGAGCATCCAAACGATCACCGAAAGCCATGCCGCGAACGAGAGCGCCGGGATCACGGTGTCGGGGACAGTTTCGGGATCGCTCGAGAAGTGAGCCCGGCACAGCCAAACGAGCGATTGAATGGCAAACGTCGCGATCGCCAGCCTTGTCGCGCCCTTGCGGTCGGCCTTGCCCTGACGCAGGCTCCACACCGCCATCCAGATCAGGACGCCGTGCACCGCGAGCAAGACGAGACCAACTGTTGCCGCGACGATCCAATTCGAGTCGCCGGCTGATTCAAGCTTCTTCGCCTCGGGCGCCACCAGCGGTGCGGTTCCATCGCGCACCGAGAGATACGTCACAGCATTTCCGACCGTCGCGACATCGACGCGAACCGGAGAACTGGCGGACGCGCGGCTGGCCGAAGCCCGCTGTCCTTCGTACGAGTATCGACCGGTTGAAAACGAAGCAGGCACGAAGTCCGCGGAGTCGATCGCGCGCAACTTGTCCGGCGCCGCATCCGTCAACTTCACAATTCTTGAGAGTTCCTGCTCGGGGAGCGCCGCCGGCGAAGCCGAAGCCGACGTCAGCGAGCCCGTGGCGATCGGCGCCGTGACTTCGATCACGTTGCCTTTGAGATCCATGAGGACGTCGCGCTCGCCCGATGCCGCGGGCGGGGGATCGAGCCGGCTGACGATTCCGCCCGCACCGGGCGGGAACGGCCGATCGCTCTCCCGATACCAGAATCGCATCGTCGGGCGAACGGGCGATTGACCCTCGGGAGTTTCGACGCGGATCTCTTCGATCCCGAACACGCTGTCCACGCCTCGGTTGCTGTGGCCGAGTTGCTTGAGCGCGTCGCGCGCCTTGTCGGCGAGCGTGAGCGGCGCGTACTCCATGCGCTGCGTGGCGAAGAGCTTCACCTTGGTATTCAACGAAGCGGCGCCGAAGATCGCCAGCACGCACGAGAGCACGAGTGCCGCGGCGATCGCGGGTGTGAGCGCGCCGCGCGAGCCCGATGCCGCGACGAGTTCCGGGCTCGGGGTCTCGCCCGCCGCGAGGGCCGCCGTGAGCGCATCGCCCCCGAGCAGGTTCGCGACGGTGAGCGCCGAAGCCGGACGCAGATCCGGATCGCGCTCGAGGCACTTCATGATCACCTTCTCGACGCCCGGATCGACATCCGGCACGACCGAGGAGAGCGCCGGGATCGGCTGCTTGTGCATCCGCGCGAGGTCCTGCATCGACTCGGGCCGGAAGACCGGCTTGCCGCTGAAGATCTCGTAGAAAAGAAGCCCGATCGCGTAGACGTCGCTCTTCGCGGTGACGCCTCGCCCCGCGAGTTGCTCGGGCGCCATGTACGCCGGTGTTCCCGCGCGCCCGGTATCGCCCTTGAGTTCTTCCGCGAGCCCCGCGAGGCCGAAGTCCATGATGCGGACGTGGCCGCGCCCGTCGACCATCACGTTCGCTGGCTTGAGATCGCGGTGGAGCACGCCTTTCTCGTGCGCCGCCGCGAGGCCGGCCGCGAGTTGCCGCGCGATCTGCAGAGCCTTGTCGCCGGGCAATCTTCCGATTCGGCGAAGCAGGCTCGACAGGTCTTCGCCGTCCACATATTCCATCGAGATGAAGTGCTGCGCGCCTTCTTCGCCCAGGTCGTACACGCGGCACACATTCGGGTGGCTCACCGCGCGCGCGATCTTCACTTCGTTGAACAGGCGGATCAGCGCCGCGCGATCCTGACCGAGCTGTTCGGGCAGAAACTTCATCGCGCACGGCTGGCCGAGCTTGATGTCATCGGCGCGATACACGTCGCCCATGCCGCCCTTGCCCAGCCGGCCGATGATCCGGTAGCGCTGGCCGAAGACCGTGCCCGGAACGAAGCGCCCGAGTTCGGCGCCAGCGAAGATCGAAGTTCCCGATGTGGCGCGGACCGAGCCCGCTCCGCCGGCGGGGACCGGAATCGGAGCGGCGGCGACTTCCGACACCGGCATCGCAATCGCGGAAACCGCTGCCATCGGCGTGCTCGAACCCGGCGGGGACGAACCGTGCGTGGGGCTCGGCACGGTTTGAGCCATCCGCTCGTCACGCGGCGGAACAGCTCCGCGCATTGGGTTTTCCTGTCCGACCATCGACGGAGCCGAGCCGACTCCGGGTGGTACCGACATTCCGGGCTGGGTGGGAGGCAACGTGGGATTCGCGGGGCGGGTTGCCGCGGCCTGGTCGGCGGGGCGCTGCGTCACGGGCGAGATCGGCGGCATGGAAACCGCCGTCTGCAGCATGTCCTGAGCATCCTCGCTCCCCGATTTCTGGCTGGCGCCGGGAACCATCGAGCCCCCGCACGAGGGGCAGAACTTCGCGGCCGGCGGCACTTCGAGCGAGCATGACGGGCATTTGGGCATGGAGCGATCCTGTTGCTTGGAAAACTGACCCCGAGCGATGCAGCGTATGAATGTAGTAGAGAAACGAGGAAATCACCAATGCCCCTCTACGAGTATGTCTGCGAGGCCGACGGAACCGTTCTCGAACTGATGAGGCCGATGTCCGACGCCGACAAGCCGGTCTCGGACCCTGAAGGGAAGGGCCGTCGCTTCGTCCGCAAGTTCTCGACGTTTGCCGCCAAGGCCCAGGCCGGCTCGATCCCGCTCGGTGTTCGTTCCGGAGGCGGCTGCGCCTGCGGCAAGCCGCACGGGTGCGGCTCGCACTAGCTCGCCGAAGGCCGCCCGCGCCGTGATACCTTCTTTGCATGGTGGCAGATGTCGAAAGTGTTCTGATCGATCGCACGCAGATCGCGCTGCGCGTTCACGACCTCGGGCGTGAACTCGCCAAAGACCTGCAGGAAGAACTCAAACGCGAGAACGATCCGGACGGTCACGGGCGCATCGTCTTTGTACCGATCCTCACCGGCGCGCTCGTCTTCACGGCCGATCTCATCCGCGAACTGACTCTGAAGTTGTCGCTGCGCGTCGTCGCGGTTTCGAGTTACCCGGGCGCGAGCGTCGAGAGCAAGGGCGCGAAACTTGCGGGCGAACTGCCGAAGGACCTTGGCGGCAAGCACGTCGTGATCGTGGACGACATTCTCGACAGCGGACAGACGCTCGGGCTGATCGACGACCTGATCCGAGCGCAGAAGCCCGCGAGCATCCGGATCTGCGTGCTGCTCAAGAAGCCGCCGGAAGTTCGCAAGCGCGAGGTGAAAGCGCACTACGTCGGCTTCGATATTCCAAATGAGTTCGTTGTCGGGTACGGGCTCGATTACGACGGCTTCTATCGAAACCTGCCGTACATCGGCGTTCTCAAGCCCGAAGCGATCGGGCGGTAACAACCCGAATCGGATGACGACGTTCCAATCCAACCCCGGTGAACGCACGATCTTGCAGATCCGTCCTTCCCTTGCGTCCATCGTTCTGCAGCCGATTCGCTCGATTGTCGTGCTGGTTTTGGGCTTTGCGCTGCTCTGGTGGTTTGTGCCGCCGACACAGAATCGCTCGATCGGGCTTTCAATTCTGCTCGGATTGCTGATCTTGCGCGTCGTGTGGCAGGCGATCTGGGTCGCGTGCGCGCGGTATGAACTGACGAACGAGCGCGCCCGCTCGACGGTCGGCGTTTTCTCGCGTTTCGGCGTCGAGATCGCGCTCTCGCGCGTGCAGAACACATTTCTTTCGCGATCGCTGCTCGAACGTCTCGCGGGGGTCGGCACCATCGGCATCGCATCCGCCGGCACGGGGGGCGTCGAGGTCATCTGGAGCATGGTCGACAGCCCGCACGACGTGCTCGCTTCGGTTCGAAGAGCGCTCGGCGCAAGCCCAGGTGAAGCGGGATTGGATGACGATTCGACCGAGGATGCTGAAGTACCCAAGACCAAGGAATCCGGGACAACCGAAAGTCACGAATCGCGCCCGATCGTCCTTGGTCTCGTCGGCGGCATCGGTGCCGGCAAGAGCGCCGTTGCCAAAGAGTTCGAGTCGCGTGGCGCGCTCATCCTTGATTCGGATTCGCGCGCGAAGGCGGTGCTCGAGACCCCCGAAGCACGCAACACGCTCGCCTCGTGGTGGGGGCCGGAAATCCTCCGCGATGGGAAAGTTGATCGCAAGCGCGTCGCCGACATCGTCTTTTCCGATCCCGCGCAGCGCCGAAAGCTGGAGTCGTTTGTTCATCCGAAGCTGCGCGAGGGCAGGCGTAGAGAGATTGAGGCTGCCGCCGCGAGGGGCGTCCGCTTCATTGTCATCGATGCGCCCCTGCTTCTCGAAGCCGGTGTGGACGAGGAGTGCGACGCGGTCGTGTTTGTGGATGCACCGCGCGAGCAACGGCTCGAGCGGGTGCGGGACCGCGGCTGGGATGATGCGGAGCTCTCTCGGCGCGAATCGGCGCAGATGCCTCTTGAATCAAAGAGAAGCCGAAGTGATTACGTTGTCACGAACGACGGAAACCTCGCGAATCTTGGGGAAAATGTCGCAAATCTGATCCGGAATATCCAATCCGCCAGACCCTTGATTACCCCGCGTTCGTAACGCTTGTCAGGAGCTTGCTTGCTCGGCTATACTCATGTGCCGGTGACGCGGGTTGTGGACCTGCGGGTCTGACCGGACTTTCCTGCTGCTTTCAAGTTGTTTCGCCCGGCGGCTTGCGTGTGCGTTTTGGACGCAGGCGGATCAGGCGATTCGAAAGTGACGGCGGCACGCCCCTTTTTTCCGGCGCGAACTCTTCCGACGCGCCCGCTCCTTTCCGCTCCAACCGTCGAGCGCATCCAAATCACAACCTGGCATTCCTTTGCGTCCGATGCGGGCGCGCACAGCACAACATCCGGAGTTTCCTGATTCATGGCGAAGTCATCTGGCGATTCTTCAAAGAACGACGCGAAAACCGAACGTTCCGGTTCCAAGTTCCGACCGGTCGGCCCGCGACGGGACAGCAAGAAGAGCGCGGCCGCAGTCGCGGAACCAAAGCCGGACACGCATGCGGAGCGCCCCGCGCCGCGCTCCGATCGGCCCGTGACTCCGCGCTATGAAGATGTGCCTCCTGCGCCAAAGGCGCCCTCCGCGCCGCCCTCTTCGTCGCACGGGAGCGGATCTTCGCAGCAGGGCAACCACGGCTCCGCTTCGGCTTCGAGCGGAAACTCCGGCGGAGGTTTCGGCCCCCCGGCGCAGCAGTCAAGCAATCAGTCTCAAGGAAGTCCGAACGGCCCGTCTTCGCAGGGTGGCCAGACTCCGGGCGGTCAGATGCCGGGAGGACAGCCGCAGAGTGATCGCGGCTATCCGAATTACGGCGGAAACTATCCGGGTGGTGGGGGTGGGGGCGGAGGCTGGAACGATCGAGGCGGACGTCGGAAGCGAAAGAAGCGTCGGGGCGGCATGGGCTTTGGACCCGGCGGACCGGGCGGCGGTTTCCAGCAGGGCGGCCAGCCCAGCGGCGGATTCGCGCCCTCCGGTGGCGGCTATCAGCGCATGAACCTGGGCGATCTGCCCAGCGATGAGGAACTCGAACGCGAAGGAATCGAACTCGAGCGCATCGCCAAGAGCGCCGATCCCGCGGCACTCAAGAACGCCATCAGCATCAACGAGCTCCAACTGAAGGAAATCGACGACCTGTTCAGGGTCGCCGAGAAGGAAGGGCTGACGGAATTCCATCAGCTGACCAAGCAGGATCTGATCTTTAAGATCCTCAAGGCGCGTGCCGCCAAGCAAGGCCTGATGTTCGGTGAGGGAACGCTCGAGATCATGCCGGACGGTTTCGGATTCCTGCGCAGCCCCGAGCAGAGCTATCTGCCCGGACCGGACGACATTTACGTCAGCCCGGGCGTGATCCGGCGGCTCGGACTGCGGCGGGGCATGACCGTTCGCGGCATGGTGCGACCGCCCAAGGAGAGCGAACGCTACTTCGCGCTGCTGCGCGTCGAGAGCGTGAACGGCAAGGACCCGAAGGCGATCGCAAACATCGTGAACTTCGAGGATCTGACACCTCTGCATCCCGAGAAGCGCTATGTGCTGGAAACCACGCCGGACGAGATCGAGTGCCGCGTGATGGACTTGGTCGCGCCGGTGGGCAAGGGCCAGCGCGCGTTGATCGTCGCGCCTCCCCGCACGGGCAAGACCGTGCTGATGCAGAAGATGACCAAGGCGATCACGAAGAACTATCCGGATGTGAAGATCATCGTCCTGCTGGTGGACGAGCGCCCGGAAGAAGTGACCGACTTCAAGCGCCACTGCGCCGCGAAGAACGTGGAAGTGGTCGCGAGCACGTTCGATGAACAGAGCCACCGCCACGTGCAGGTGTGCGAGATGGTGATCGAAAAAGCCAAGCGCATGGTGGAGTTCGGCGAGGATGTGGTCATCCTGCTCGACTCGATCACGCGCATGGCACGCGCGTACAACGCCGAGATGCCGCACTCGGGCAAGATCATGACCGGCGGTCTCGACAGCAACGCGCTGCAGCGCCCCAAGAAGTTCTTCGGCGCCGCCCGCTACATCGAACGGGGCGGATCGCTGACGATCATCGGCACGGCGCTCGTTGATACCGGTTCGAAGATGGACGAAGTCATCTTCGAAGAGTTCAAGGGAACCGGCAACAGCGAACTTCACCTCGACCGCAAGCTCGTGGAAAAGCGCATCTGGCCGGCGATCGACGTTGCCGCGTCGGGAACCCGGCGCGAGGAACTGCTGCTCGACGGCAAGGAACTGGAGCTGGTTCACCGCCTCCGCAAGGTGCTGAGCGACATGAACGTCGTCGAGGCGATGGAATTGCTGAAGGGGCGCTTGAAGAAAGTGAAGACCAACGCCGAATTCCTGATGACCATGGCGCTCGGTTGATCGGGTTTTTGTCTGCCTAGCCTCTCGCGGAATGGGACTTGGCAGGAGTGCCACGGATGACTTCACCCGCAGCGGCGTTGTGGACTCGGACAGTCTTGTTTACCCTCTGGTCGGCACTGCTGGCGGTGTCGGGCTTGGTCGCGCTCTGCGGTCCGGTTTCCGGACAATGGATGCGTGCACACGGCCTGTGGATCGGCCTCATCGCGACCTGCGCGGGCCAGTTCGTGTTTATGGCGGCGGTTGCGGACCGATGGTTTCCGTACGCGGATCGGCGTTTGATCGCCTTGGCTGAGGGAGCAGTCTTTCTCGGGCTGCTGGTTTCGGTGGCGGGGTTCGTCCGGGGGCTCTGGTAAGGAGCGAACGTTCGAACCAGATGGATTGGGTGAACGAAAGAGGCATGGAGGCGGAAGCTTGCTCAAACAGTTCAATCGTCTCTGGAACGGCAACGGATTCGGCGCACTTCTCGTGCCCTTGTCGATTGCGGTCGCGAGCACCGTGTTAGTCGTTTCCGCCAGCGCGCAGCAGGCAACCACTCCGGCACCGGCTTCGCCCGGGCTGACCACAACCGGGATTCCCGGCGCGAGCGGAGTCCCGGCTTGGTCGGTAGACGACTTTGCGGCCCGGTCGCTCGAACGCCTCGCCATGATGGACTTGCGGTTGACCGGTTCCCCGAGTGCGAGAGATTACAAGCTTGCATCGATCCTTTTGGACCTCGCCTGCAGCATCCGGCCCGACGACGCGGACATGATCCGGCGAAAAATCGAAAGCCAGTGGAACGCGGGCGACGAAGACGCGGCCGTCACGGCGACAAAGGACTTGCTCAGACTCGATCCGAAGGACACGGTCGCGCAGCTCCGGCTCATTTCGGCGAGCATCGGACGTCTGCAAACGGTGGAATCCCGGCTTGCGGCCTATGAGCGATTCCTCGGTCCGGATGGAAGATCCATCGATCCGGCGATCCGCAGCAGATTGGCGCTCGATGCGGCTCTGCTCTATCGCGAGCGGAGCAACGAGGACAAATTCGCGGA
The DNA window shown above is from Phycisphaeraceae bacterium and carries:
- the rho gene encoding transcription termination factor Rho, coding for MNLGDLPSDEELEREGIELERIAKSADPAALKNAISINELQLKEIDDLFRVAEKEGLTEFHQLTKQDLIFKILKARAAKQGLMFGEGTLEIMPDGFGFLRSPEQSYLPGPDDIYVSPGVIRRLGLRRGMTVRGMVRPPKESERYFALLRVESVNGKDPKAIANIVNFEDLTPLHPEKRYVLETTPDEIECRVMDLVAPVGKGQRALIVAPPRTGKTVLMQKMTKAITKNYPDVKIIVLLVDERPEEVTDFKRHCAAKNVEVVASTFDEQSHRHVQVCEMVIEKAKRMVEFGEDVVILLDSITRMARAYNAEMPHSGKIMTGGLDSNALQRPKKFFGAARYIERGGSLTIIGTALVDTGSKMDEVIFEEFKGTGNSELHLDRKLVEKRIWPAIDVAASGTRREELLLDGKELELVHRLRKVLSDMNVVEAMELLKGRLKKVKTNAEFLMTMALG